From Triticum aestivum cultivar Chinese Spring chromosome 4A, IWGSC CS RefSeq v2.1, whole genome shotgun sequence, a single genomic window includes:
- the LOC123086744 gene encoding uncharacterized protein — MVVNVAQCSPAIADFFNYIPLIVTQVCSSCKRKDALLAKHQDELLDLMENGKITAGTGLHQESNITRPGDTRWGSHLKTLLRIFTMWNAVVEVLGIVVVDAREHTCQGGARGLLKNMECFEFVFIMLFLINLLSNTNHLSQALQRKNQNIVEAMRLILDVKESLQSMRDNGWESLFCQVKNFCETHGIDVPNMDDLVGAMGQSVRTKNKVTRLHYYKVSIFNVAIDATITEMNHRFNEVSTELLDCMSCLNPANNFSKFNVDKLIRLAEIYDEDFTEADRLMLGVDLPRFLMNIRRSEEFNGCWDVSTLARLMVETMKHTSFQLVYRLIELTLILPVATSSVERIFSAMKIIKTDLRNKLSDDWLNDLMVCYCEKEIFRSIPDDQIMIQFQKMRDRKGHLPHEFHVIS, encoded by the coding sequence ATCAAGATGAGTTGTTAGATTTGATGGAGAATGGAAAGATCACAGCCGGAACCGGGCTGCATCAAGAATCTAACATAACAAGGCCAGGAGATACTCGTTGGGGCTCACATCTCAAAACTTTGCTTCGTATATTCACAATGTGGAATGCTGTGGTGGAGGTGCTAGGAATTGTTGTGGTTGATGCCCGAGAACACACATGTCAAGGTGGAGCTAGAGGTTTGCTTAAAAACATGGAATGCTTTGAATTTGTGTTCATCATGTTGTTCTTAATAAACTTGTTGAGCAACACAAATCATCTATCCCAAGCTTTGCAAAGAAAGAATCAAAACATTGTTGAAGCCATGCGTTTGATCTTGGATGTGAAAGAAAGCTTGCAGAGCATGAGGGACAATGGGTGGGAGTCTTTATTCTGCCAAGTCAagaacttttgtgaaacacatggtATTGATGTGCCAAACATGGATGATCTTGTTGGAGCTATGGGTCAATCTGTTCGCACTAAGAATAAGGTGACTCGACTTCATTATTACAAGGTTAGCATATTCAATGTTGCCATTGATGCAACTATCACTGAGATGAATCACCGATTCAATGAAGTTTCCACCGAGTTATTGGATTGTATGTCTTGTCTTAATCCAGCAAACAACTTCTCAAAGTTTAACGTTGACAAACTTATTCGGCTTGCTGAAATTTATGATGAGGACTTCACAGAAGCTGATCGGTTAATGCTAGGAGTAGACCTCCCAAGATTTCTTATGAACATTAGGAGAAGTGAAGAGTTTAATGGATGTTGGGATGTGTCCACACTTGCTCGGTTGATGGTTGAAACAATGAAACACACATCTTTCCAGTTGGTATATCGCCTCATTGAGTTGACACTTATTCTTCCTGTGGCCACTTCATCCGTTGAGAGAATATTTTCAGCAATGAAGATAATCAAGACAGATTTGCGCAACAAACTATCAGATGATTGGCTAAATGATTTGATGGTGTGCTACTGCGAGAAAGAGATATTTAGAAGCATTCCTGATGACCAAATCATGATACAATTCCAGAAAATGAGGGATCGGAAAGGACATTTGCCTCATGAGTTTCATGTGATTTCTTAG